The genomic DNA CACAGTCTGGCGAAGTGTGAAGACAAGTGGAACAGTGAGGCGATCATTCGGGAGCAACAGTTGCGCTGCCTGCTCGAGGATCGGCTGATGGACTTTGAAACGAAGCTGGTCGAGTGTAcgcaacggcagcgggaactGATCGAGGTGCGGGAGCAGCACATTAAAGCTATCGAAGGGGCCAACCAAAGGCTGAAGGAGCTGATGTCGGACAAATCGCGCGACGAGTTCGTCACCTCGTCGAACAATAGCCAGCTGCGTGATCTTCAGGTGCGAGATGGAAGCGTGAAGCAGGGCCCGCGCCGCCCGTCAACACAGAACTCCCAGCGGAGCAGCACTTTTAGCAGCATTTTCCCATTCGACGAGCACTGTGAGGACGGGTTCAAGCTGACGGACGAACATCGATCCTACGCCGGAAGACGCAATGAAACGCCGACGAACGGTTCCGAGGGACTGAGCGCTCCACGGTTTGGGAAGAAGAAAGTAGCCTGGTGCTAGAAGCGAAGAAGCACatttccgtccgtccgtccgacTAGTAGTTTAAGGGCAGTTTTAAAATCTGCAGCAGTAGGaaataatatgtttttttaGCATTTTTATAGGATTAAGTTGTGGCGTGCTTtggaaatgtatttttataaTGAACCACCCTTTTGTCCAATGCCGTCTCGTTTCGTTCCATGAGCTTACCGAACAGTTTAAAGCTCGCTTTCCTATATGTTCCTCCAGttgattttgtttcgtttctttaTTTCCTTTTAACTCTACATCCATCAGCCCCCGATGTTTCCCCACACAATCACGTAAAGTTTAATGCGCAAAAAAAGACTGCATGTGTGTTGGTTGAGTTGGAAAGTGATGGGATTGAGCGGTTTCTGGTATGGGAAAATATGAGTCTCGCAAGGATCCGCgacagaaagaaagaaaaaccaaacacaccttTACACCCATTTTGCCGCAGCGTGCCGTCTCAAGAAGGGGTGGCAACGTTCAGGATTCTGGCACCGCAGGGAACTGTTATGCTACAACGAGAGGAGTTTCCTATAGTTTCAAATCTGCCTAGCTTCCTTCGGGATCGTACCGTACCGCTCACTTAAGTCTATGCCTATGCGTCAGTAGGAAGAGAAGAATGTGTTGCTCGCGTTACAACGACTTGGTCGTCAGCTGGCCTCTTagttaagcaaaaaagcaTGATAAAACGATATCAACTATGTTGCCGATGGAATGATGGGTAGTTTGTGGTTTCGAGTACCTTTCTAGCGCTTCGCTAATGCTTTCGTTTGCAATGGCATGGTTTATTGTGTCGAACAACAAGTCCAAAAATGTGTCGTTACTTAGTGCTTCAACCCTTGGCTGCTCCCATGTCCTGTTCTTTCCTCAAATCCGAGCAGATACGAACTGAGAACCTAAGAGATacagggaaaagggaaaagccTCCTCTCCTCGAACTGCTACCAATATCtgcttttcgctttttttttctgcacacACAGATTATACACGCATATATTATGTTTAAAGGTTGACAATTCTATTTTCTAGAGTGACCATTTTATAGCATACTTTCtccctcgctcgctctctctctctctgtgtatcGATCTCctgcacgaaaaaaaacctacagCCCTGTTCGTAGAATCGACTATGAGCTCTAGAATTCACATTCTCCCGAAACCATCGTTACTTAAAAATCTACTAGCATTCGCTCCGAAGCAATTTCTTCCATTTGCTCGTTGCGGCTCAGTGCTTACTGCGTTTtcgaatacacacacacacacgcgcatttCGCCAATAGCTTTCGCGCAGAAAGCGCTCGTAAAATATCGCAGACCAAAAACAACCGGCAAAAACACGGTTAGCATTCCAAGCAAATTACTACCCATGAAAACATTGAATCCCACGGAATCTCTTCTAATGACAAATCATTTTGCAACGTTAGCCGCACCTCCTCCCCGAGGGATGGGACGTGGACAATTTCGTGAGTGTGTGAATCTCGGACAAACAAAAAGTGGAGACACATCAGCTATACTTCTTTTCTACGCTTTTCCTCGCTCCTCGCTGCCTCGCGGTCCTGAATGTGGCGTGCAGTGATGAATGTGGCGTTGTCCGCGTCGTCCCTCGACACTCCCTATCCGTTTACATACagtttaaataataataatcataattattatttagtgtgttatataaaaaaataataattattaataGTAGGACTACTACAAGGTCAAAACAGATTGCACTTCGATAGCCAGCTGGGTGCCTTCCGTGGTTCGACCTGCGGCTTGAGCTGATGGCCACCTTTCGGTGGGTTGTTGGCTTCCTACAaaagggcaacaaaaaaaaatgacacgTTTAATGTACCAAACATGTTAAGCCTTGTCCGCATCAGCAAGGCAGCACTCACCATCCGCTTCTCCATTTTGCATTTAATGTCGCGGGCAAGTGTGAAGAATGCATCGTCCACGTTGATGCTCGCCTTGGCCGAAGTTTCcataaatttaattccatATTCAACTGCTAGCTGTTCACCTCTAACTCGGGTAACCTGCGGAAAGCGAAAAACAGCCGTTTGTTTCATTATCCTTTGGGTTGCATCCATGCACCACGACGCCACGGGCTACCGTACCTGTCTTTTTTCATTAAGCTCACACTTGTTGCCGAGCAGCATCTTTTCCACGTCGGCTGCCGCGTTCTCCTCGATGTTTCGGATCCAATTTTTGATGTTTTCGAACGATTTTTCCTGTGTGATGTCGTATACCAGCATGATGCCCATCGCGCCCCGGTAATAGGCCGTCGTGATTGTGCGGAATCGTTCCTGTCCCGCTGTGTCCCTGTTGAACGTACGTAATAAAGAgcagattttttctttttgtaaacAGACGCAAAAAGGCAAACGTTGTGCAACATTTACCATATCTGCAACTTTATCTTTTTCCCGTCCAGATCGATAGTCCTAATTTTGAAATCGATACctggaaaggaaagaaaacgtGTAAGCAAAATGCGTGAAATGCTTGAGATGCAATCGTTTTCTCATTCTGGGTAGTataaacacaacaacactTGGTCGCTATGGAAATGCCTTCACGTGTTAACTCGATTAACTACACACTACACGGATGGATGAGACGAGGCTGCACTTTGTCCGGCAGAGCGGTTGCCAAACTTTCGATCGTTTTTGCCATGCTTCGGTTGGGCAAGATGGGAACCCTTCAGGGTAGAGCGTTGGTTGGCTCGACAGGAGAAGGTGCTGTGAGAGATGAAGGAGACACGCTGCTTGTGTGGCGCAGTATGATCATACAAagatatttttatcttattgTCATTCTATTTGCATTGCTTCCAATTCAGTCGCGCATATCCCTGAATGTGTGTTGCAAAACGGGAACATTGCTAGTCGCCACTGTTGTTGCCGCTGCTACTAGCACAGCACATGTACAATTTGCCATATTTCACGTTTCCGTATCTGATCTACCACAGCCGCATACTCGCGATACGTCTTCCAAACGTATCTTAACCAATGGACTATGACGGATGAGAGGCATGGATTAAGACGAAAGCGGCAAGCGGGGAAGTTGCGAGTCTTTTATTTGAGCTGTATAAATAACGCTCTTTTGAGGTGTGTACGGGTGGTGAacgaaataaatttcattgTTTTTAGGATGCCGATGCGTCGCTGCACAAGGGTTGTTTCCTTTTATCAATTATGCGTAACAATTGGCCATTTTTTGATAACCCTTCTTGCAACCAAACCCGAAAACAGAAATTATTCAACGCAAGCAGCTAGAGCGACCGATACTTGTGGACGTCGTATCACACGAAATCGATATTTGATAAGCTGTTGTTATAGGCTCTAACCGACCCGTTGGAAAGTTATCGAAAACGAGTCCACTAGTTCTCGTTCTTGCGTGGTTGTGGTGCAAAAAGTTACGCAGCATGAAACgatgaaaaaaatgaaaacaaaacaaaataaaaaactgcTTATCGGACACTGGTGTGGGTCTATGATGATTTGGGGCCCAGCCATGTATCATCGGAATTCTACTTATGAACGATCTATCAACCaacgcacacatgcacacacacacataacgcGCGTGTACAGCTGACAAAAGAAACATAGCTGAACCAAACATAGCCCGATATGCCGGAAAAGGCCTCGCCCTTCGTTGGGAAGATGGTGATAGAGGGAAGTGAGTCGAATGAGACAGATTTTTGTGGAACCACCAAAATTGGCTTCTTTTGCGGCATTTTCCATCTCTTGCTTCACAGATCGTCGATCGGGATCCAGATAGACTGGGAGGGGGTGGATGCAGAAGTAAAAGAGGCTTTACCACCTCGTCATTACGACAGGTGTAGCGGTCGTAGTACTACTCGTCGTGgttgtcgccgtcgtcatGGTATTACTCATAGTAGGACCAGTTTCTTTATGTGTGTAGTGTGTAGAAGCATTATTAAATCTCGACTGCCCGTGTCGACCGACGGTGTGTCGAAGGCGCATCGCACAAGGTCGCCATCACCATCGGCCGTTTATTACTCACCGATTGTACTGATGAATGTGGTATTGAAGGCATCCTCCGAGAAGCGGAACAGTATGCAGGTTTTGCCAACGCCGGAATCGCCGATAAGTAAAAGTTTGAACAGATAGTCGTACGTTTTCGCCATCTCTGCTTCGTTGgagctttttgcttttttggacACCGGTGTTACTGTGGCAGCTGGGGTGCTGGCTGGGTCGTCGACACTTTTGCTTTGTGAGCTGTCagtgaaagaaacaaaaaagaaacaccccGTTCGGCGGACGAAAAACTATACGGCgaggatttctttttttcttttcctgctcGCTTTTAAGAACCCGCAAGACGCACAATTTACACCAGCGCGACAGGGCACGATTTCGTATCCAACACTTTCACACGTCGTCTAGAACCAATTCACATACAGTTGAGTTTGCGGCTCGTTTGGAGAGGTTTCTTGCGGTCGGCTTTCAGAGGGTCGGAGGGTCCGGAGGTGCAGCGGtgggtgctgctgctcctttGCTTCGATTCGCGTACGAGATGATTGCGATGACGAAAACTTGCTAATCGTGGAGGAACAACGCGGCAGGCACAAATAAAACTGGCACGGAGGGTAGGCTTCAGCTTAAGCCTACGATTTGTTCCGGAGCTGGTCTTCcgtgcaaaaaaaaccgaaactttCCTTTTACTCGTCACACTCGTGCGTGTTCTGTGCGTTTTCCTCCTGTCTAGCGTAACAACGTAAAACGAAAACGGGAAACTGAGAAATAGACTTCGACGTCGCTTTTTGTTTCAATCACGCACGTAGAAAACGTCAAACCTGGCGATGGTACGTCAATTCGCCGAAGGCACAACTATACGACGTGAACCGGGGACATCGGCATtacaacaaaaataacaaaatataTTCTTGTTTGAGAATAATATGCGGCTAGCAAATAAAGGACAATGACTAAAAAATTGGATAAAATTTTCACCACTGCTTTCTTTGCTGACTGTTTGGTCGGAATACGAGATCGGGGAAAACTGAGCAACAGCTTTTGGACAAATAACAGGTGGAAGTTGCTCAAAGTGTTCCAATCTGTCAATAAACCGTTGCCCACCGTGTAGTGATGGGCATATTCGGTGACAATAATGCAAATCGgtcttaaaatataaaattacgACTTTTTCGAGGAAAATGACCGTtccgattttatttttcaacaagACATGGCTAAACAGTATGAAACGCTGGTCAATGAGCTCAAAACG from Anopheles stephensi strain Indian chromosome 2, UCI_ANSTEP_V1.0, whole genome shotgun sequence includes the following:
- the LOC118507955 gene encoding ras-related protein Rab-8A; the protein is MAKTYDYLFKLLLIGDSGVGKTCILFRFSEDAFNTTFISTIGIDFKIRTIDLDGKKIKLQIWDTAGQERFRTITTAYYRGAMGIMLVYDITQEKSFENIKNWIRNIEENAAADVEKMLLGNKCELNEKRQVTRVRGEQLAVEYGIKFMETSAKASINVDDAFFTLARDIKCKMEKRMEANNPPKGGHQLKPQVEPRKAPSWLSKCNLF